A single genomic interval of Bacillus smithii harbors:
- a CDS encoding mechanosensitive ion channel family protein translates to MKTWDRLIERLWERLTNEDLWLSIGEGALKITVTILLAAIVIRIGKVMIRNIFKLRAKSPLNFSERRENTLLRLLENVLTYVVYFIAFVNILSIMTFDIKGLIAGAGVVGLAVGFGAQSLVKDVITGFFIIFEDQFSVGDYIRIGKYEGYVEEIGLRTTKIKSWTGELHILPNGSITEVTNFSLHNSLAIVDVTVAYEENIEEVEQTIEELLKTLPDKYEELVAPPQLLGIQNMGATEVVLRIVAETTPMNHMYIARMIRKEVKLCLDEKGIEIPFPRLVMYSREEKENMIGRKDTETS, encoded by the coding sequence TTGAAAACTTGGGATAGATTGATTGAGCGGTTATGGGAAAGATTGACCAATGAAGATTTATGGCTGTCCATTGGTGAAGGAGCGCTGAAAATCACCGTAACGATATTGCTGGCAGCTATTGTGATTCGAATCGGAAAAGTGATGATCCGTAATATCTTTAAATTGCGTGCGAAATCTCCTTTAAACTTTTCGGAAAGAAGGGAAAACACCTTATTAAGGCTGCTGGAAAATGTTCTTACCTATGTGGTGTATTTTATCGCTTTTGTTAATATACTGTCGATTATGACATTTGATATAAAAGGTTTGATCGCGGGTGCTGGAGTAGTTGGTCTGGCTGTTGGTTTTGGAGCGCAAAGTTTAGTTAAAGATGTCATTACGGGATTTTTCATTATTTTTGAGGATCAATTCTCAGTAGGCGACTATATCCGTATTGGCAAATATGAAGGATATGTGGAAGAAATCGGGCTGCGGACGACAAAAATCAAAAGCTGGACAGGAGAGCTTCATATTTTGCCTAATGGCAGTATAACAGAAGTGACGAACTTTTCTTTGCACAACAGTTTAGCGATTGTCGACGTTACCGTTGCTTATGAAGAAAATATTGAGGAAGTGGAGCAAACGATTGAAGAGCTCTTAAAGACCCTTCCCGATAAATACGAAGAGTTAGTTGCTCCACCACAGCTGCTTGGCATCCAAAACATGGGGGCAACGGAAGTAGTATTGAGAATTGTTGCCGAAACAACTCCCATGAACCATATGTATATTGCCCGGATGATAAGAAAAGAAGTAAAATTGTGTCTAGATGAAAAAGGCATCGAAATCCCATTTCCGCGTCTTGTCATGTATTCGCGTGAAGAAAAAGAAAACATGATTGGAAGAAAAGACACGGAGACGAGTTAG
- the rpsF gene encoding 30S ribosomal protein S6: MRKYELMYIIRPNVDDETKKSIVERFDNILSSKGAEIIDSKEWGKRRLAYEINDFREGIYHIVHVKSNPEAVQEFDRLAKINDDILRHIVVKEDE, from the coding sequence ATGAGAAAGTACGAACTTATGTATATTATCCGCCCAAACGTTGACGATGAAACGAAAAAATCAATCGTAGAACGTTTTGACAATATTTTGTCTTCCAAAGGTGCGGAAATCATCGATTCGAAAGAGTGGGGAAAACGTCGTTTAGCCTACGAAATTAACGACTTCCGCGAAGGAATTTACCACATTGTTCATGTGAAGTCGAATCCGGAAGCTGTTCAAGAATTTGACCGTTTGGCAAAAATCAACGACGATATTCTTCGCCACATTGTTGTAAAAGAAGATGAATAA
- a CDS encoding ParA family protein yields the protein MGKVIAIANQKGGVGKTTTSVNLGACLAYIGKKVLLVDIDPQGNATSGAGIEKGEIQQCIYDVLVDDADIAKIVNPTAVENLYVVPATINLAGAEIELVPTISREVRLKSALDKIKHEYDFIIIDCPPSLGLLTINALAAADSVIIPVQCEYYALEGLSQLLNTVRLVQKHLNHDLTIDGVLLTMLDARTNLGIQVIEEVKKYFQDKVYRTIIPRNVRLSEAPSHGKPIILYDPKSRGADVYLDFAKEVAMNG from the coding sequence GTGGGCAAGGTCATAGCAATTGCAAATCAAAAAGGAGGAGTGGGGAAAACAACGACATCCGTCAATTTGGGCGCTTGTCTTGCTTACATAGGAAAAAAGGTTCTGCTCGTAGATATCGATCCTCAAGGAAATGCAACGAGCGGTGCCGGTATTGAAAAGGGAGAAATTCAGCAATGCATTTATGATGTTTTAGTTGATGATGCTGATATAGCCAAAATAGTGAACCCGACCGCTGTTGAAAATTTGTATGTTGTTCCGGCAACGATCAATCTTGCAGGTGCTGAGATTGAACTCGTCCCCACTATTTCCCGGGAAGTGCGATTGAAAAGCGCATTGGATAAAATCAAGCATGAATATGATTTCATTATTATAGATTGTCCCCCTTCATTAGGTTTGTTAACGATTAATGCATTGGCAGCAGCTGATTCCGTAATTATTCCCGTTCAATGCGAATATTATGCTCTCGAGGGGCTGAGCCAACTTTTAAATACCGTTCGTCTTGTCCAAAAACATTTAAACCATGATCTTACTATTGACGGCGTTCTTCTTACCATGCTGGATGCTCGGACGAATCTGGGTATTCAAGTCATTGAAGAAGTCAAAAAATATTTTCAGGATAAAGTCTATCGAACGATCATTCCCCGCAATGTCCGGCTGAGTGAAGCGCCTAGCCATGGGAAGCCTATTATACTTTATGATCCCAAATCAAGGGGAGCAGATGTTTATTTAGATTTTGCCAAGGAGGTGGCCATGAATGGCTAA
- the noc gene encoding nucleoid occlusion protein has translation MKHPFSRFFGLGEKEVDETQEITSEREEVKHIPISQIIPNRFQPRTIFDDEKIIELSRTIHTHGIIQPIVVREFEQGKYEIIAGERRWRAVQKLGWETVPAIIKNLNDTETASVALIENLQREELSPIEEAMAYGKLLELHNLTQEALAQRLGKGQSTVANKLRLLKLPQEIQESLLKKNITERHARALIPLKDPEKQIQLLNEIIEKNLNVKQTEERVAKMLDKTPAKPKPRKKAISKDMRIAVNTIRQSLTMVAKSGIKLDSEEKDLGEFYQITIRIPKKKS, from the coding sequence ATGAAGCATCCTTTCTCTCGTTTTTTTGGTTTGGGTGAAAAAGAAGTTGATGAAACGCAAGAAATAACGAGTGAGAGAGAAGAAGTAAAACACATCCCCATATCCCAAATTATCCCCAATCGTTTTCAGCCGAGAACGATTTTTGATGATGAAAAAATAATAGAATTATCCAGAACAATTCATACGCATGGGATTATTCAGCCGATTGTTGTCAGGGAATTTGAGCAAGGAAAATATGAAATCATTGCTGGCGAGAGACGTTGGCGGGCTGTCCAGAAATTAGGATGGGAAACGGTACCGGCTATTATAAAGAATTTAAATGATACGGAAACAGCTTCTGTGGCCTTAATCGAAAACTTACAGAGGGAAGAGCTTTCACCCATAGAAGAGGCAATGGCTTACGGCAAGCTGTTAGAGCTTCATAATTTAACTCAAGAGGCTTTAGCTCAAAGGCTGGGAAAAGGTCAATCCACTGTGGCCAATAAGCTTCGTCTCCTAAAACTGCCTCAAGAAATCCAAGAGTCTTTATTGAAAAAAAACATTACAGAAAGACATGCGAGGGCGCTCATTCCTCTCAAAGATCCTGAAAAACAAATTCAGCTGTTGAATGAAATTATCGAGAAAAATTTGAATGTCAAACAAACCGAAGAACGAGTTGCCAAAATGTTAGACAAAACACCGGCAAAACCGAAACCGAGAAAAAAAGCAATCAGCAAAGATATGAGAATTGCGGTTAATACGATCAGACAGTCCCTTACCATGGTTGCAAAAAGTGGAATCAAGCTGGATTCAGAAGAAAAAGATTTAGGAGAGTTTTATCAAATTACCATTCGAATCCCGAAAAAAAAATCATAG
- the ychF gene encoding redox-regulated ATPase YchF — MALTAGIVGLPNVGKSTLFNAITKAGAESANYPFCTIDPNVGMVEVPDQRLNRLAEIVHPKKIVPTTFEFTDIAGIVKGASKGEGLGNKFLSHIRQVDAICHVVRCFADENITHVAGKVDPIADIETINLELILADLETVEKRIGKVEKIAKQKDKAAMAEFEVLSKLKEAFEAEKPARTVEFTEEQEKLVKGFQLLTMKPVLYVANVGEDDAADASNNQYVQQVREFAEKDNAEVIVVCAKIEEEIAELEDEEKAMFLQELGIEESGLDQLIRAAYHLLGLATYFTAGEPEVRAWTFKKGMKAPECAGIIHSDFERGFIRAEVVSYEDLIEAGSMVGAREAGKVRLEGKDYVVQDGDVIHFRFNV; from the coding sequence ATGGCTTTAACAGCCGGAATTGTCGGCTTGCCGAACGTTGGAAAATCTACCTTATTTAATGCGATTACAAAGGCGGGAGCGGAATCAGCGAACTATCCATTTTGTACGATTGATCCCAATGTAGGAATGGTGGAAGTTCCGGATCAACGTCTTAATCGATTGGCAGAGATCGTTCATCCCAAAAAAATCGTTCCGACCACTTTTGAATTCACAGATATTGCCGGAATTGTAAAAGGTGCCAGCAAAGGGGAAGGATTAGGAAATAAATTTCTTTCCCATATTCGCCAAGTGGATGCGATTTGTCATGTCGTAAGATGTTTTGCCGATGAAAATATTACCCATGTTGCTGGAAAAGTAGATCCGATTGCCGATATAGAAACGATCAATTTAGAATTAATTTTAGCGGACTTGGAAACAGTAGAAAAGCGAATTGGAAAAGTGGAAAAGATCGCGAAGCAAAAAGATAAAGCAGCTATGGCTGAATTTGAAGTGTTGAGCAAATTAAAAGAAGCCTTTGAAGCGGAAAAACCGGCTCGTACGGTAGAATTCACCGAAGAACAAGAAAAACTTGTGAAAGGTTTCCAATTGTTGACGATGAAACCGGTTCTTTATGTCGCCAATGTAGGAGAAGACGATGCAGCGGACGCCTCCAACAACCAATATGTACAGCAAGTACGTGAATTTGCAGAAAAAGACAATGCTGAAGTCATCGTGGTATGTGCAAAGATTGAGGAAGAGATCGCCGAATTGGAGGATGAAGAAAAAGCGATGTTCCTTCAAGAACTAGGCATCGAAGAATCAGGGCTTGATCAATTGATTCGCGCTGCTTATCATTTGCTTGGTTTGGCGACGTATTTTACGGCGGGTGAGCCGGAAGTGCGTGCTTGGACGTTTAAAAAAGGAATGAAAGCACCGGAATGCGCCGGTATTATCCATTCGGATTTTGAACGAGGATTTATCCGGGCGGAAGTGGTTTCTTATGAAGACTTAATCGAAGCAGGTTCTATGGTTGGGGCCCGCGAAGCCGGCAAAGTGCGACTGGAAGGAAAAGATTATGTCGTGCAGGATGGAGATGTCATTCATTTCCGTTTCAACGTATAA
- a CDS encoding DUF951 domain-containing protein, producing MDTKTFQLHDIVEMKKQHPCGTNRWQIIRMGMDIRIKCQGCGHSVLIPRKEFVKKMKRVLESADQEN from the coding sequence ATGGACACCAAAACTTTTCAGCTGCATGATATTGTAGAAATGAAAAAGCAGCATCCATGTGGAACGAACCGTTGGCAAATCATCCGAATGGGGATGGACATCCGTATAAAATGCCAGGGCTGCGGTCATAGTGTGTTGATTCCAAGAAAAGAGTTTGTGAAAAAAATGAAAAGGGTATTGGAATCGGCTGATCAGGAAAACTAG
- the rplI gene encoding 50S ribosomal protein L9, translating to MKVIFLQDVKGKGKKGEIKNVADGYAHNFLFKKNLAIEATPANLKALEAQKKKEAELAKQELENAKKLKEVLENTTVELKAKAGEGGRLFGSVTSKQIAEELNKTHKIKLDKRKIELDDAIRSLGYTNVPVKLHPDVTAVLKVHVSEDN from the coding sequence ATGAAAGTAATATTCCTTCAAGATGTAAAAGGCAAAGGAAAAAAAGGAGAAATTAAAAATGTGGCCGATGGATACGCCCACAATTTCTTATTCAAAAAGAATTTGGCGATCGAAGCGACGCCAGCCAATTTAAAAGCTTTGGAAGCACAAAAGAAAAAAGAAGCGGAATTGGCAAAGCAAGAACTGGAAAATGCTAAAAAATTAAAAGAAGTTCTTGAAAACACGACGGTGGAATTAAAAGCAAAAGCTGGAGAAGGCGGGCGATTGTTCGGCTCTGTCACAAGCAAACAAATCGCGGAAGAATTAAACAAAACCCATAAAATTAAACTGGATAAACGGAAAATTGAATTGGACGATGCCATTCGTTCATTGGGATATACGAACGTTCCGGTTAAGCTTCATCCTGACGTTACGGCCGTGTTAAAAGTTCATGTTTCAGAAGACAACTAA
- a CDS encoding ParB/RepB/Spo0J family partition protein — protein MAKGLGKGIDALFKNLEPANEEVIKEVKLKELRPNPYQPRKIFHKEKIKELEQSIAEHGVLQPLIVRKSIKGYEIVAGERRFRAAKEAGLEKVPVIVREMKDEQMMELAVLENLQREDLTPIEEAAAYQMLMDKLGLTQEELANRLGKSRPHIANHLRLLSLPPEIQAYISDGKISMGHGRALLGLKKKEKLPYLVEKVMKEHLNVRQLEKLIQQLNENVSRETKKKKEEKDVFLKEQESILRDRLGTNVVIRQGKNKEKGKIEIEFFSKEDLNRILQLLDQQER, from the coding sequence ATGGCTAAGGGACTCGGGAAAGGAATAGACGCCCTATTTAAAAATTTGGAACCGGCCAATGAAGAAGTCATCAAAGAAGTAAAATTAAAAGAACTGCGCCCTAATCCTTATCAGCCACGGAAAATTTTCCATAAAGAAAAAATTAAAGAATTAGAGCAATCCATAGCAGAACATGGAGTGCTGCAGCCGTTGATTGTCAGAAAGAGTATAAAGGGATATGAGATTGTTGCAGGGGAAAGACGTTTTCGAGCGGCAAAAGAAGCGGGATTGGAAAAAGTCCCGGTGATTGTACGAGAAATGAAAGATGAGCAAATGATGGAACTGGCTGTTCTTGAAAACCTGCAGCGGGAGGATTTAACACCTATTGAAGAAGCAGCCGCCTATCAAATGCTAATGGATAAACTTGGTTTAACTCAGGAAGAATTAGCGAATAGATTAGGAAAAAGCCGTCCACATATAGCCAATCATCTTCGTCTTCTTTCTCTACCACCTGAAATTCAAGCTTATATTTCGGACGGGAAAATCTCCATGGGACATGGGAGAGCGTTGCTGGGGTTAAAGAAAAAAGAAAAGCTGCCTTATTTAGTCGAAAAAGTGATGAAAGAACATCTCAATGTCCGCCAGCTTGAAAAATTAATTCAGCAATTAAACGAAAATGTTTCACGTGAAACAAAAAAGAAAAAAGAAGAAAAAGATGTCTTTCTGAAAGAGCAAGAAAGCATTTTACGAGATCGACTGGGAACCAATGTGGTGATTCGCCAAGGAAAAAATAAAGAAAAGGGAAAAATCGAGATTGAATTTTTTTCAAAAGAGGATTTAAATCGAATCCTTCAGCTGCTCGATCAGCAAGAAAGATAA
- a CDS encoding YybS family protein: MKNTRILTEGAMMLALYAVLLLITLYIPVLWIASSFFLILPFFIYSAKYPAKNSVMLIIAAIIISMITGNIAAVSIGFAYGTTGAAMGYFLYRKKGKFSVYMAGSLVFLANTIIQYVVAVLFFHFNLIDDSMKMLRESFERSVHMMDQLGEPVPDKAMEQFEFGMDYFRALVPSIFVVSSFVMVFLFTVIHFPILKRLGVEVPSWKPIREWQMPKSVLWYYIIVLIAAIIFVPENGSMWYMIYINLLFMLQICLTIQGISFLYFFGNLKNWPKAVPTALTVLSFLFFPVLYLVRILGIMDLGFDLKQRLQQKP; the protein is encoded by the coding sequence GTGAAAAATACGCGAATATTAACGGAAGGAGCGATGATGCTCGCTCTCTATGCAGTCCTGTTACTCATCACTCTTTACATACCGGTACTTTGGATTGCATCAAGCTTTTTTCTTATATTGCCGTTTTTCATATACAGCGCAAAATACCCTGCCAAAAACTCAGTCATGCTCATCATTGCAGCCATTATCATATCTATGATAACGGGAAATATTGCCGCTGTTTCGATTGGGTTTGCCTATGGAACAACAGGCGCGGCGATGGGTTATTTTCTTTATCGAAAAAAAGGGAAGTTCTCTGTTTATATGGCGGGAAGTTTGGTCTTTTTGGCCAATACGATCATTCAATACGTGGTCGCTGTTCTTTTCTTCCATTTTAATTTAATTGATGATTCCATGAAAATGTTGAGAGAATCGTTTGAGCGATCCGTTCATATGATGGATCAACTGGGAGAGCCCGTTCCTGACAAAGCAATGGAGCAATTCGAATTTGGCATGGACTATTTCCGTGCTCTTGTGCCAAGTATATTTGTCGTTTCTTCGTTTGTCATGGTTTTCCTGTTTACAGTCATCCATTTTCCGATTTTGAAAAGATTAGGGGTTGAGGTTCCCTCTTGGAAGCCTATCCGTGAATGGCAAATGCCGAAAAGCGTATTATGGTATTATATCATCGTTTTAATCGCAGCCATTATCTTTGTTCCTGAAAATGGGAGTATGTGGTATATGATTTATATAAATTTGTTATTTATGCTGCAAATCTGTCTCACCATTCAAGGGATCTCGTTTCTTTACTTTTTCGGGAACTTAAAAAATTGGCCGAAAGCGGTCCCAACAGCGCTGACAGTTCTTTCTTTTCTCTTTTTTCCGGTGCTTTATCTTGTCCGGATATTAGGTATAATGGATTTAGGTTTTGATTTAAAACAGCGCCTCCAACAAAAACCATGA
- a CDS encoding DUF554 domain-containing protein codes for MVLLGSLVNGLSILAGSIIGKFLHNIPEGIKNAVMHAIGLAVLVLGLQMGLKSENFLAVVISLVAGVVIGEWMALEDKLNQLGIWIERKIGNHSNRSGSISEGFVTATLIFVIGAMGIVGALDSGIRGNHQVLFTKSILDGFTALILSSTLGMGVLFSAIPVFLYEGLIALFATQINHFVPKEMIDSFITEMTSVGGIMIFAIGLNVLGLTKIKVANFLPSLVVTVILVIFYYFV; via the coding sequence ATGGTGCTTTTGGGCTCGTTGGTTAACGGATTGAGCATTTTAGCCGGCTCGATTATAGGGAAATTTTTACACAATATACCGGAAGGCATTAAAAATGCGGTAATGCATGCGATCGGATTGGCTGTATTAGTGCTTGGTCTGCAAATGGGATTGAAGAGCGAAAATTTTTTGGCCGTTGTGATCAGTTTAGTTGCCGGTGTTGTCATCGGAGAATGGATGGCGTTGGAAGACAAATTAAATCAGTTAGGCATATGGATCGAAAGAAAAATAGGCAATCATTCAAACCGTAGTGGGAGCATTTCTGAAGGATTTGTGACCGCTACGCTCATTTTTGTTATTGGCGCCATGGGCATTGTGGGTGCTTTAGACAGCGGTATAAGGGGAAATCATCAAGTGCTGTTTACGAAGTCCATTCTGGATGGATTTACGGCGCTTATTTTAAGCTCCACTCTCGGAATGGGAGTTTTATTTTCGGCTATACCTGTTTTTCTATATGAAGGTTTGATCGCTTTGTTTGCCACACAAATTAACCATTTCGTCCCAAAAGAAATGATAGATTCCTTTATTACCGAAATGACATCGGTTGGAGGAATTATGATCTTCGCGATTGGCTTAAACGTTCTTGGGTTAACGAAAATCAAAGTGGCCAATTTTTTGCCAAGCCTTGTGGTGACGGTCATTCTTGTAATTTTTTACTATTTTGTTTGA
- the rpsR gene encoding 30S ribosomal protein S18 codes for MAGRRGGRRRRKVCYFTANGITHIDYKDVDLLKKFISERGKILPRRVTGTSAKYQRQLTRAIKRARQMALLPYVAEDK; via the coding sequence ATGGCTGGACGCAGAGGCGGACGCAGACGCCGGAAAGTGTGCTATTTTACAGCTAACGGCATTACACACATTGACTATAAAGATGTAGATCTTCTGAAAAAGTTCATTTCTGAACGTGGAAAAATTCTTCCGCGCCGTGTAACTGGAACAAGTGCGAAATATCAACGCCAATTAACTCGTGCCATCAAACGAGCACGTCAAATGGCACTTCTGCCATATGTAGCGGAAGATAAATAA
- the ssb gene encoding single-stranded DNA-binding protein, whose amino-acid sequence MMNRVVLVGRLTRDPELRYTPNGVAVATFTLAVNRNYTNQQGEREADFINCVVWRRPAENVANYLKKGSLAGVDGRLQTRNYEAQDGRRVYVTEVLAESVQFLEPRSVTNNRGGENGFYSGQKSQDFPFSPNQNQQRNENYTRVDEDPFANDGQQIDISDDDLPF is encoded by the coding sequence ATGATGAACCGTGTCGTTTTGGTCGGTCGGTTAACAAGGGATCCTGAGCTTCGATATACACCGAATGGAGTAGCGGTTGCTACCTTTACTCTTGCTGTCAATCGAAATTATACGAATCAACAGGGCGAAAGAGAAGCTGACTTTATTAATTGTGTAGTATGGCGGCGCCCGGCTGAAAACGTGGCAAACTACTTAAAAAAAGGTAGTTTAGCTGGCGTTGACGGCCGTTTGCAAACACGAAACTATGAAGCACAAGATGGAAGACGTGTATATGTAACAGAAGTTCTAGCCGAAAGCGTTCAATTTTTAGAGCCACGCAGCGTTACCAATAATCGCGGCGGTGAAAACGGATTTTATAGCGGCCAGAAATCTCAGGATTTTCCGTTTAGCCCAAATCAGAATCAACAAAGAAATGAAAATTATACACGTGTAGATGAAGATCCATTTGCCAACGATGGACAACAAATTGATATTTCCGATGATGATCTTCCATTTTAA
- a CDS encoding DHH family phosphoesterase produces MLSYYNRRNIRYPLIGLIIMSIALLSVLALFYWWLSLIGFIIIAALFFQIFRSERLISHEIEEYISTLSYRVKRVGEEALMEMPIGILLFNEDLYIEWTNPFFASYFKEETLIGRSLYEVAEELVPMIKQESREEIVTLHDRQFRVVFKPEERLMYLFDETDHQEMVRIFKDAKTVIAIIYLDNYDDLTQGMDDQTRSSLNSMVTSQLNKWAKEFGIFLKRTSTERFVAVFNEGILKKLEKEKFSVLDEVRELTSKHNVPLTLSFGIGTGAMSLPELGTLAQSSLDLALGRGGDQVAIKESSGKVKFYGGKTNPMEKRTRVRARVISHALKELMIASDKVMVMGHKYPDMDAIGAAIGISKMARMNQKEGYVVLNFSQMDKGVKRLLAEVKKDPDLYSRFITPDEALEMVTEKTLLVVVDTHKPSLVIDEKLLSKIEKIVVVDHHRRGEDFVQNPMLVYMEPYSSSTSELVTELLEYQPKEEKISMLEATALLAGITVDTKSFSLRTGSRTFDAASYLRAQGADTVLVQKFLKENIDMYIQRSKLIETVSIQPNGIAVAVGSEEEEYDPVLIAQAADTLLMMDGVRASFVIAKRKDNKVGVSARSLGDVNVQLIMEELEGGGHLTNAATQLEDTTIEEVEVRLWKAIQKYVEGGMES; encoded by the coding sequence ATGCTTTCTTATTATAACAGGCGGAACATAAGGTATCCGTTGATCGGATTAATCATTATGTCCATTGCTTTGTTATCTGTGCTAGCGCTATTTTACTGGTGGTTAAGCCTCATTGGGTTTATCATTATAGCTGCTCTATTTTTTCAAATTTTCCGTTCAGAGCGATTGATTTCCCACGAAATTGAAGAGTATATCTCAACGCTTTCTTATCGTGTCAAACGAGTGGGAGAAGAAGCTTTGATGGAAATGCCGATTGGGATCTTGCTTTTTAACGAGGATCTCTACATTGAATGGACAAATCCTTTTTTTGCTTCTTATTTTAAGGAAGAAACGTTAATAGGACGGTCACTTTATGAAGTAGCGGAAGAACTCGTACCGATGATCAAACAGGAATCAAGGGAAGAGATTGTGACTTTACATGACAGGCAGTTTCGGGTGGTGTTTAAGCCGGAAGAACGGCTTATGTATCTGTTTGATGAAACGGACCATCAAGAAATGGTCAGGATATTTAAAGACGCTAAAACGGTGATTGCAATTATATATTTGGATAATTATGATGATCTTACACAAGGAATGGATGATCAAACTCGAAGCAGCCTAAATAGTATGGTGACTTCTCAATTAAATAAGTGGGCAAAAGAGTTTGGAATTTTTCTGAAGAGAACTTCTACGGAAAGATTTGTTGCCGTTTTCAATGAGGGGATTTTAAAAAAACTTGAAAAAGAAAAATTTTCTGTATTAGATGAAGTACGGGAATTGACTTCTAAGCATAATGTTCCGCTAACTTTGAGTTTTGGAATTGGAACGGGCGCAATGTCTCTGCCGGAACTGGGGACGTTGGCACAATCCAGTTTGGACTTAGCCCTTGGGCGTGGAGGCGACCAAGTTGCCATTAAAGAATCGAGTGGAAAAGTCAAGTTTTACGGTGGAAAAACCAATCCAATGGAAAAAAGGACTAGAGTTCGCGCGCGAGTGATTTCTCACGCGTTAAAGGAATTGATGATTGCCAGCGATAAAGTAATGGTGATGGGCCATAAATATCCGGATATGGACGCTATCGGCGCGGCCATAGGGATAAGCAAAATGGCTCGTATGAATCAGAAGGAAGGCTATGTCGTATTAAATTTTTCTCAAATGGATAAGGGTGTGAAACGGCTGCTGGCGGAAGTGAAGAAAGACCCTGACCTCTATTCGCGCTTTATTACTCCGGATGAGGCGTTGGAAATGGTCACAGAAAAAACGTTGCTGGTAGTAGTGGATACTCATAAGCCTTCGCTCGTGATTGATGAGAAATTATTGAGTAAAATAGAGAAGATAGTGGTAGTCGATCATCATCGCCGAGGGGAGGATTTCGTCCAAAATCCGATGCTCGTCTATATGGAACCATACTCCTCCTCTACTTCAGAGTTGGTAACGGAATTACTAGAGTACCAGCCAAAAGAAGAAAAAATCTCCATGCTGGAGGCGACGGCTCTGCTTGCCGGAATTACGGTGGACACCAAAAGCTTCTCATTGAGAACCGGATCACGGACATTTGATGCAGCTTCCTACTTGAGGGCACAAGGAGCTGATACCGTTCTAGTTCAAAAATTTTTAAAAGAAAATATTGATATGTATATTCAGCGTTCGAAACTAATTGAAACTGTATCCATCCAGCCAAATGGAATTGCGGTTGCCGTGGGAAGCGAAGAAGAGGAATACGATCCCGTTTTGATCGCGCAGGCAGCCGACACGTTGCTTATGATGGACGGCGTGAGAGCCTCCTTTGTCATTGCCAAGCGGAAAGATAACAAAGTGGGAGTCAGCGCCCGTTCTCTTGGTGACGTCAATGTACAGCTAATTATGGAGGAATTGGAAGGCGGAGGACATTTGACCAACGCCGCAACACAACTGGAGGATACGACCATCGAGGAAGTCGAAGTTCGACTTTGGAAAGCTATTCAAAAATATGTAGAAGGGGGAATGGAATCATGA
- the yyaC gene encoding spore protease YyaC translates to MNIKNWLDKKIEPVKIYYEDENAVQIISKQLVSLLPKQNRPIVFICIGTDRSTGDSLGPLVGTLLEEKQLSSFHVLGTLDDPVHAVNLQEKLHKVHSTFDNPFIIGIDACLGRLKSIGCIQIDLGPVKPGAGVQKDLPPVGDAHLTGIVNVSGFMEFFVLQNTRLNLVMKMAKIISRGILEASYLYPVKKSFYPLELKERQQLP, encoded by the coding sequence ATGAATATAAAAAATTGGCTGGACAAGAAAATAGAGCCTGTAAAAATTTACTATGAAGATGAAAACGCCGTCCAAATCATTTCAAAACAGCTTGTCTCACTTCTGCCTAAACAAAATCGGCCGATCGTATTCATATGTATCGGAACCGATCGGTCTACTGGCGATTCATTAGGGCCTTTAGTTGGGACATTGCTGGAAGAAAAACAGCTTTCTTCTTTTCATGTTTTGGGAACGTTGGACGATCCGGTTCATGCGGTAAATTTACAGGAAAAATTACATAAAGTACACAGCACTTTTGACAATCCGTTTATTATTGGAATCGACGCATGCCTGGGCCGCTTAAAAAGCATTGGATGTATCCAAATCGATCTAGGGCCCGTCAAACCTGGAGCGGGTGTTCAAAAAGATCTGCCCCCTGTAGGCGATGCCCATTTAACTGGCATCGTGAACGTCAGCGGATTCATGGAGTTTTTTGTTCTTCAAAATACCCGTTTAAATTTAGTGATGAAAATGGCCAAAATCATATCGCGAGGCATTTTAGAGGCGTCCTACCTTTATCCCGTCAAAAAATCTTTTTATCCATTGGAACTGAAAGAAAGGCAACAGCTCCCATAA